One window from the genome of Nicotiana sylvestris chromosome 9, ASM39365v2, whole genome shotgun sequence encodes:
- the LOC104240876 gene encoding UDP-glucuronic acid decarboxylase 2-like — protein MASELIYRGPESQPVPDVYTPKPDKPWLSVIRPVRYLLREQRIVFLFAGIAIASLIFALLPSSRSGSLNYANNMIYDSYLPSESTQPQVAHRMIYQNRPGFGSFNSGGKIPLGLQRKGLRIVVTGGAGFVGSHLVDRLIARGDSVIVVDNFFTGRKENVMHHFGNPRFELIRHDVVEPLLLEVDQIYHLACPASPVHYKHNPVKTIKTNVVGTLNMLGLAKRVGARFLLTSTSEVYGDPLEHPQKETYWGNVNPIGVRSCYDEGKRTAETLTMDYHRGAGVEVRIARIFNTYGPRMCIDDGRVVSNFVAQALRKEPLTVYGDGKQTRSFQFVSDLVEGLMRLMEGEHVGPFNLGNPGEFTMLELAKVVQETIDPNAQIEFRPNTEDDPHKRKPDISRAKELLGWEPKVALTKGLPMMVQDFRQRIFGDHKENTSSATTA, from the exons ATGGCTTCTGAATTGATCTACCGGGGACCGGAATCACAGCCGGTTCCCGACGTTTACACTCCGAAACCAGACAAGCCATGGTTGAGTGTAATTCGACCCGTTCGTTACTTGTTACGCGAACAACGCATCGTTTTCCTATTTGCAGGCATTGCTATCGCCTCTCTTATTTTCGCCCTTTTGCCCTCGTCTCGTTCGGGCAGCTTAAATTATGCGAACAACATGATCTACGACTCGTACTTACCCTCCGAGTCGACTCAGCCACAGGTGGCTCACCGTATGATCTACCAGAACCGACCCGGATTCGGTTCGTTCAATTCGGGCGGGAAGATCCCGCTGGGCTTGCAACGTAAGGGTTTGAGGATCGTAGTAACCGGTGGTGCCGGTTTTGTAGGTAGCCACCTTGTGGACCGTTTGATTGCTAGAGGTGATAGCGTGATCGTCGTTGATAACTTTTTCACCGGTCGCAAAGAGAATGTTATGCACCATTTCGGTAACCCTAGGTTTGAGCTCATTCGACACGACGTCGTTGAGCCACTTTTGCTTGAAGTTGACCAGATCTATCACCTTGCTTGCCCTGCTTCCCCTGTTCATTACAAGCATAACCCCGTCAAGACTATT AAGACTAATGTGGTGGGGACATTGAACATGCTGGGATTAGCTAAAAGAGTCGGTGCGCGGTTTTTGCTAACGAGCACCAGCGAGGTGTACGGTGATCCATTAGAACATCCACAGAAGGAGACATACTGGGGCAATGTTAATCCCATcg GTGTCCGAAGTTGCTACGACGAGGGAAAGCGAACGGCTGAAACGTTGACTATGGACTACCACAGAGGTGCTGGCGTCGAG GTGAGGATTGCTAGGATCTTTAACACCTATGGACCTCGTATGTGCATTGATGATGGTCGCGTTGTCAGCAACTTTGTCGCTCAG GCCTTAAGGAAGGAGCCTTTGACGGTTTATGGAGATGGGAAGCAGACAAGAAGTTTCCAATTTGTTTCAGATCTG GTTGAGGGCCTTATGCGCTTGATGGAAGGAGAACATGTTGGACCATTCAACCTCGGAAACCCTGGCGAATTCACAATGCTTGAACTTGCTAAG GTGGTACAGGAAACCATTGATCCAAATGCTCAGATTGAGTTCAGACCAAACACAGAGGATGACCCACACAAGAGGAAGCCTGATATCTCAAGGGCTAAAGAGTTGCTTGGTTGGGAACCAAAAGTAGCTCTCACGAAAGGACTGCCTATGATGGTGCAAGACTTTAGGCAACGTATTTTTGGTGACCACAAAGAAAATACTTCTTCAGCCACCACAGCTTAA